The following proteins are co-located in the Planctomycetia bacterium genome:
- a CDS encoding class IV adenylate cyclase, with amino-acid sequence MSPRRNIEFKARLTDWESARRIAAEVATSNLGVEQQIDTYFVAAHGRLKLREIVGRGAWLIAYQRPDGHETRGSDYRLISISEPADLSAALATTLGICVVVRKRREIYLVDNVRVHFDQVEGLGDFLEFESVLDPTHDDRQGHAQVASLRDRFRDVLGEPIACGYADLARRRQCETTDAGPQGSNP; translated from the coding sequence ATGTCCCCGCGCCGCAACATCGAGTTCAAGGCCCGACTCACCGACTGGGAATCCGCGCGCCGCATTGCGGCCGAAGTTGCCACGTCCAACCTGGGCGTCGAACAGCAGATCGACACTTATTTCGTCGCAGCACATGGCCGGCTCAAGCTCCGCGAGATCGTAGGGCGCGGCGCTTGGCTCATCGCCTATCAACGCCCCGATGGCCACGAGACGCGCGGCAGCGATTATCGGTTGATTTCGATTTCCGAACCAGCTGATCTCAGCGCGGCCCTTGCGACCACGCTCGGCATTTGCGTCGTCGTCCGCAAACGCCGCGAGATTTATCTGGTCGACAACGTCCGCGTCCATTTCGACCAGGTTGAGGGGCTGGGTGATTTCTTGGAATTCGAATCCGTGCTCGATCCAACCCACGACGATCGTCAAGGCCACGCCCAAGTTGCGTCGCTCCGCGATCGCTTCCGCGACGTGCTGGGCGAGCCGATCGCGTGCGGTTACGCGGACCTCGCCAGGCGCAGGCAATGCGAGACGACCGACGCCGGTCCACAGGGTTCGAACCCCTAG